The following coding sequences are from one Dermacentor silvarum isolate Dsil-2018 chromosome 4, BIME_Dsil_1.4, whole genome shotgun sequence window:
- the LOC119450180 gene encoding elongation of very long chain fatty acids protein AAEL008004: MSLPISQLYKGPLLPPRDLRTLNWKLAGNVPFIATVILCYIYVVKFIGPRFMKGREPFKCLRPLIMIHNAAMILVNVYFLFAIGSRTHFGGGASFFCQGLDRSGSVNSFEVADLLWWYLMVRIIDFLDTVFFVLRKKDSHVSVLHVGHHVLVVFTGWFGMTYGPDGQALLMIHVNTFVHVVMYTYYFLTLLGPRFQSYLWWKRYLTQLQIAQFIFMLVHAPIPLFVDCGYPLAHVLVIMSQVAFYFFMFVRFYVQSYRKRLKSA; encoded by the coding sequence ATGTCCCTCCCGATATCGCAGCTATACAAGGGCCCGCTGTTGCCGCCGCGAGACCTGCGGACTCTGAACTGGAAGCTTGCCGGCAACGTGCCATTCATCGCGACAGTAATTTTGTGTTACATCTACGTCGTCAAGTTCATCGGGCCCAGGTTCATGAAGGGGAGAGAGCCTTTCAAATGCCTGCGGCCTCTCATCATGATCCACAACGCAGCCATGATCTTGGTCAACGTGTACTTCTTGTTCGCCATCGGATCCCGTACTCACTTCGGCGGCGGCGCCAGCTTCTTTTGTCAAGGGCTCGATCGCAGTGGTTCCGTGAACAGCTTCGAAGTTGCAGATCTTCTCTGGTGGTACTTAATGGTTCGTATAATCGACTTCCTGGACACTGTGTTCTTCGTACTCCGCAAAAAGGACTCGCACGTCTCTGTGTTACACGTCGGCCACCACGTCCTGGTCGTGTTCACTGGCTGGTTCGGCATGACCTACGGGCCTGACGGTCAGGCCTTGCTCATGATTCATGTGAACACATTTGTGCACGTCGTGATGTACACCTACTACTTCTTGACGCTGCTGGGACCACGCTTCCAGAGCTACCTTTGGTGGAAGCGCTACTTGACTCAGCTTCAGATCGCCCAGTTCATCTTCATGCTGGTTCACGCGCCAATACCCTTGTTCGTCGACTGCGGCTATCCTTTGGCGCACGTGCTTGTCATCATGAGTCAAGTGGCCTTCTACTTTTTCATGTTCGTGCGCTTTTACGTGCAGTCCTACCGGAAACGCTTGAAGAGTGCCTGA